In a single window of the Thermotoga sp. KOL6 genome:
- a CDS encoding putative signal transducing protein → MEIRMIENLLKENGVPYVVEACDDLTPHAIFGSSALMRIKVPQDFLEEARKILGGYENEKDTSL, encoded by the coding sequence TTGGAAATTCGAATGATTGAGAATCTTTTGAAAGAAAACGGTGTTCCGTACGTTGTTGAAGCGTGCGACGATTTAACTCCTCACGCCATTTTTGGTTCATCAGCTCTCATGCGGATAAAAGTACCTCAAGATTTTCTTGAAGAAGCGAGAAAGATTTTGGGGGGATACGAAAATGAAAAAGACACCTCTCTATGA
- the gcvT gene encoding glycine cleavage system aminomethyltransferase GcvT, producing MKKTPLYEKHVDLGAKMVDFAGWSMPLYYTSIFEEVKAVREAVGVFDVSHMGEILIEGVDTEAFVDFLVTNDFSNIPSGKAMYTVMCNERGGIIDDLVVFKIESTKAIMVVNAANIEKDFNWVKAHVDGFDVRVSNVSEETSLIAFQGPRAQEALQSVMKINLDEISYYSFQETKINDIDVLVSRTGYTGEDGFELMVNSNDAVEIWNLLVRLAGEIGGKPAGLGARDVCRLEAAYLLYGQDMDENTNPFEVGLSWVVKMNKNFIGKEALLEAKNRVTRKIAALVLSGRRIARKGYKVLKDGMNVGEVTSGNFSPTLNKSIALAFVPKTLKVGDLLEVVFPNDSVKAEIVKKPFYKGSVRREV from the coding sequence ATGAAAAAGACACCTCTCTATGAAAAGCATGTCGATCTGGGAGCGAAAATGGTTGATTTTGCAGGATGGTCCATGCCATTGTATTACACTTCCATATTTGAAGAGGTGAAGGCCGTTAGGGAAGCGGTTGGGGTATTCGATGTTTCTCATATGGGTGAAATATTGATAGAAGGAGTTGACACAGAAGCGTTTGTGGATTTTCTGGTTACCAATGACTTTTCCAACATTCCTTCAGGGAAGGCGATGTACACTGTCATGTGTAATGAAAGAGGAGGAATTATCGATGATCTGGTGGTATTCAAAATAGAGTCAACGAAAGCGATAATGGTCGTAAATGCTGCAAACATCGAAAAAGATTTCAATTGGGTGAAAGCTCACGTCGATGGATTCGATGTTAGAGTGAGCAACGTTTCTGAGGAAACTTCCTTGATTGCCTTTCAAGGGCCGAGAGCTCAGGAAGCTCTTCAAAGCGTGATGAAGATCAACTTGGATGAGATCAGTTATTACTCTTTTCAAGAAACTAAGATAAACGATATTGACGTTCTTGTTTCCAGAACAGGGTATACGGGTGAAGATGGTTTTGAATTGATGGTTAATTCCAACGATGCCGTTGAGATTTGGAATCTCTTGGTGAGGCTTGCCGGGGAAATCGGTGGGAAACCGGCAGGTCTTGGCGCTCGTGATGTATGCCGGCTCGAGGCTGCTTACCTCCTTTATGGTCAAGATATGGATGAGAACACTAATCCTTTCGAAGTGGGACTTTCATGGGTGGTAAAAATGAACAAAAACTTCATCGGAAAAGAAGCCTTACTCGAAGCGAAGAACAGGGTTACTAGAAAGATAGCGGCTCTTGTTCTTTCTGGAAGAAGAATTGCTCGAAAAGGATACAAGGTGCTTAAAGATGGAATGAATGTAGGTGAAGTAACGAGTGGGAACTTCTCACCGACTTTGAACAAATCCATAGCGCTGGCTTTTGTTCCAAAAACACTGAAGGTGGGAGATCTTTTGGAAGTTGTATTTCCAAATGATTCCGTGAAAGCAGAAATTGTTAAGAAACCTTTTTACAAAGGTAGTGTAAGGAGGGAGGTTTGA
- the gcvH gene encoding glycine cleavage system protein GcvH, with the protein MKMKKYTKTHEWVEINGNIATVGITDHAQQELGDVVYVELPKVGREVKKGDVVASIESVKAAADVYAPVSGKITEVNERLNSEPELINKSAEGEGWIFKMEIANEDELNELLDEKAYREFCEQQ; encoded by the coding sequence TTGAAAATGAAAAAGTATACCAAAACGCATGAATGGGTTGAAATCAACGGGAACATCGCAACTGTTGGGATCACAGATCATGCTCAACAAGAGCTTGGTGATGTGGTTTACGTAGAGCTCCCAAAGGTGGGTAGAGAAGTAAAGAAGGGTGATGTCGTTGCGAGTATCGAATCTGTGAAGGCTGCAGCAGATGTTTATGCACCTGTCAGTGGCAAGATAACAGAGGTAAACGAGAGACTCAATTCTGAGCCCGAATTGATAAACAAATCAGCAGAAGGAGAGGGATGGATATTCAAGATGGAAATCGCCAACGAAGACGAATTGAATGAACTTCTCGATGAAAAGGCTTATAGAGAATTCTGTGAGCAACAGTAA
- the gcvPA gene encoding aminomethyl-transferring glycine dehydrogenase subunit GcvPA produces the protein MNYPYIPHTEEDIRKMLDFIGVSSIDELFSAVPTSVESSLNLPESQDEFTVFEKMKEISEKNISLEDFSVFLGAGVYKRYIPSVVYDLTMKPEFLTAYTPYQSEISQGTLQALFEYQTMVCELTGMEVANASMYDGATALAEAALMSFRLTGKERVIVARSVHPEYRSVLKTYLEHRGFAVEEVGYDETGRVSLGEIHDDVASVVVQYPNFFGVIEDLDFVRKHTKDVLIIVVVEPVSLALLEPPGSFGADIVVGEGQPLGIPMWLGGYSLGIFATRERYVRQMPGRLIGETIDAEGKPAYTMILQTREQHIRRAKATSNICSNHAHAALMAAVYMSVMGPNGLREVAKRSYNNAHHLQKKLEEVGFSRRFSGEFFNEFVIQTSDDYSKRWKEMIRKKILGPLPLGRMYPELGNSALACATEVTSESDINKLLEAMG, from the coding sequence GTGAATTACCCTTACATTCCTCATACGGAAGAAGACATCCGTAAAATGTTGGATTTCATAGGGGTATCATCGATCGATGAATTGTTTTCCGCTGTTCCCACTTCTGTGGAATCCTCGTTGAATCTCCCAGAGTCACAAGACGAGTTCACCGTTTTTGAGAAAATGAAAGAAATTTCTGAAAAAAATATCTCACTCGAAGATTTTAGCGTTTTCCTCGGAGCGGGGGTGTACAAAAGGTACATTCCCTCTGTAGTTTATGATCTTACCATGAAACCAGAATTCTTAACTGCTTATACGCCTTATCAGTCGGAGATTTCTCAGGGAACTCTTCAGGCTCTTTTCGAGTATCAAACTATGGTATGCGAGCTGACAGGTATGGAAGTGGCGAACGCATCTATGTACGATGGAGCAACAGCTCTGGCTGAAGCAGCCCTCATGAGTTTTCGTTTGACGGGAAAGGAAAGGGTGATCGTTGCTAGATCAGTTCATCCGGAATACAGAAGCGTTTTGAAGACATATCTTGAGCACAGAGGATTCGCGGTGGAAGAAGTAGGATACGATGAAACTGGCCGAGTTTCTTTGGGTGAGATCCATGATGATGTGGCTTCGGTGGTGGTTCAGTATCCAAACTTCTTCGGTGTAATCGAAGATCTTGATTTTGTGCGGAAACACACAAAAGATGTGTTGATAATAGTTGTTGTAGAACCGGTTTCTCTGGCTCTTTTGGAACCACCGGGAAGTTTTGGGGCAGACATAGTTGTTGGAGAAGGTCAACCGCTTGGGATTCCCATGTGGTTGGGAGGATATTCCCTTGGGATTTTTGCAACCCGTGAGAGATATGTGAGGCAAATGCCTGGCAGATTGATAGGTGAGACGATCGACGCTGAAGGGAAGCCGGCGTACACTATGATTCTTCAAACTCGTGAGCAGCATATTCGACGTGCAAAGGCCACCTCTAATATCTGTTCCAACCATGCGCATGCGGCGTTAATGGCAGCTGTGTACATGAGTGTGATGGGTCCCAACGGATTGAGAGAAGTTGCCAAACGTTCCTATAATAATGCTCATCATCTTCAAAAGAAATTGGAAGAAGTTGGATTCTCTCGAAGGTTTTCTGGAGAGTTCTTCAATGAATTTGTTATTCAAACTTCCGACGATTATTCCAAAAGATGGAAAGAAATGATAAGAAAGAAAATTTTAGGTCCACTTCCTCTAGGAAGGATGTATCCGGAGCTTGGAAACTCTGCTCTTGCGTGTGCTACAGAGGTAACTTCTGAGAGCGATATAAACAAGCTCTTGGAGGCGATGGGATGA
- the gcvPB gene encoding aminomethyl-transferring glycine dehydrogenase subunit GcvPB, giving the protein MNIFERSRKGRRAFRLPKSQIPDYALPERFVRKAPLRLPELSEPDVVRHYTDLARKNYAVDVGIYPLGSCTMKYNPKLNEKVANLSGFKHVHPYQPEETLQGSLQLMYELKKMLCEITGMDDMTLQPAAGAHGELTGMLIVREYFRNRGETKRRKVLVPDSAHGTNPASASMVGFEVMEIRSKNGMVDVGDLETLLDDEVAAVMLTNPNTLGLFEKDILKIAELTHKCGALLYYDGANLNAIMGKVKPGDMGFDIVHLNLHKTFSTPHGMGGPGAGPVGVKKHLVEFLPFPNIKKEGDRYELFVPEKSIGRVRSFFGNFPVLVKAYTYILTMGRDGLRKVSEMAVLNANYLKKKISSFLKIPYDDFCMHEFVASGEEIFKRTGIRTLDIAKRILDYGVHPPTVYFPLIVPEALMIEPTETENKETLDRYAEILEKVVKEAFENPEVVKNAPHRTPVRRVNEVLASRKPVFRWRGYDEMGGRD; this is encoded by the coding sequence ATGAACATATTCGAAAGGTCGAGGAAAGGCAGAAGAGCTTTCAGGCTTCCGAAAAGTCAAATTCCAGATTATGCCCTTCCAGAGCGTTTTGTTAGAAAAGCTCCTCTGCGACTACCGGAATTGAGCGAGCCAGATGTTGTGAGGCACTACACTGATCTTGCTAGGAAGAATTACGCTGTGGATGTGGGTATCTATCCTTTGGGATCGTGCACTATGAAGTACAATCCAAAATTGAACGAGAAAGTGGCGAACTTATCGGGGTTCAAGCACGTTCATCCTTACCAACCCGAAGAAACATTACAAGGAAGCCTCCAATTGATGTATGAGTTGAAAAAAATGCTCTGTGAAATAACCGGCATGGATGATATGACTCTACAGCCTGCAGCGGGTGCTCACGGTGAATTAACGGGGATGCTGATAGTGAGGGAGTATTTCAGAAACCGAGGAGAAACCAAGCGAAGAAAGGTACTCGTGCCCGACTCTGCTCATGGAACAAATCCTGCATCTGCCTCCATGGTAGGGTTTGAAGTTATGGAAATAAGAAGCAAAAATGGAATGGTGGACGTAGGAGATTTGGAAACTCTTCTCGATGATGAAGTAGCAGCCGTCATGCTTACAAACCCAAACACTCTCGGCCTTTTCGAGAAAGATATATTGAAGATAGCAGAATTGACACACAAATGTGGTGCCTTGCTTTATTACGATGGAGCAAATTTGAATGCCATCATGGGGAAAGTGAAGCCTGGTGATATGGGATTTGATATCGTGCATTTGAATTTGCACAAAACGTTCTCTACTCCGCATGGGATGGGTGGACCTGGTGCCGGTCCCGTAGGTGTGAAGAAGCATCTTGTGGAATTTCTTCCGTTCCCCAACATAAAGAAGGAAGGCGACCGGTACGAACTCTTTGTGCCCGAAAAATCCATAGGCCGAGTGAGAAGTTTCTTTGGAAATTTTCCTGTTCTTGTCAAAGCTTACACTTACATTCTCACGATGGGAAGAGATGGTCTCAGAAAAGTCAGTGAAATGGCTGTTCTCAACGCGAATTACTTAAAGAAGAAGATCTCATCTTTCCTGAAAATTCCCTATGATGACTTCTGTATGCACGAATTTGTGGCGAGTGGAGAGGAGATTTTCAAACGAACAGGAATAAGAACACTAGATATTGCAAAACGCATACTGGATTACGGCGTTCATCCACCAACGGTTTACTTTCCTTTGATAGTTCCTGAGGCACTGATGATAGAACCTACTGAAACAGAGAATAAAGAAACTTTAGACAGATACGCGGAAATATTGGAGAAAGTAGTAAAAGAAGCTTTTGAAAATCCTGAAGTTGTTAAAAATGCTCCTCACAGAACACCTGTTCGAAGGGTTAACGAGGTTCTAGCATCTAGAAAACCTGTTTTCAGGTGGAGGGGATATGATGAAATGGGTGGTCGAGACTGA
- a CDS encoding RidA family protein yields the protein MKWVVETEKAPKAIGPYSQAIVVGNMMFVSGQIPVDPKTGNLIEGTIEEKTERVLENLKAILEAGGFSLEDVVKVTVFTTSIDFFPRVNEVYARYFDTHKPARSFVAVSQLPKNVEIEIEAIAVKEGE from the coding sequence ATGAAATGGGTGGTCGAGACTGAAAAAGCCCCTAAAGCGATAGGCCCATATTCGCAGGCGATCGTTGTGGGAAACATGATGTTCGTTTCTGGACAAATTCCTGTCGATCCAAAAACAGGAAACCTCATCGAGGGTACAATTGAAGAAAAGACGGAGCGTGTTCTTGAAAACTTAAAGGCGATTCTGGAGGCAGGAGGTTTTTCTTTAGAAGACGTGGTGAAAGTGACTGTATTCACAACGAGTATAGACTTCTTCCCAAGAGTGAACGAAGTGTACGCACGATATTTTGACACCCACAAACCAGCCAGATCTTTTGTGGCGGTTTCCCAACTTCCAAAAAATGTGGAGATAGAGATAGAAGCTATTGCAGTAAAGGAAGGGGAGTGA
- a CDS encoding glycine--tRNA ligase subunit alpha, translating to MYLQDVIMKLNEFWASKGCLLEQPYDMEVGAGTFHPATFFGSLKKGPWKVAYVQPSRRPTDGRYGENPNRLQRYFQYQVIIKPSPENSQELYLESLEYLGVNMKEHDIRFVEDNWESPTLGAWGVGWEVWLDGMEITQFTYFQQIGGIPLKEIPLEITYGLERIAMYLQGVDNVFEVKWNEEVKYGDIFLENEREFSVFNFEEANTDLLFKQFNEYEGEFYRLIEKKLYLPAYDYVLKCSHTFNLLDARGAISVSQRQTYVKRIQAMARRVAKVFLEVQTNENSSA from the coding sequence ATGTATCTTCAGGATGTGATAATGAAGCTTAACGAATTTTGGGCTTCGAAGGGTTGTCTTTTGGAACAACCTTATGATATGGAAGTAGGAGCCGGTACGTTCCACCCTGCCACCTTTTTTGGAAGTTTAAAAAAAGGGCCTTGGAAAGTTGCTTACGTTCAGCCAAGTAGAAGACCTACAGATGGAAGATATGGAGAAAATCCCAACAGGCTTCAGAGATATTTTCAGTATCAAGTGATAATAAAACCTTCTCCAGAAAATTCCCAGGAGTTGTACTTAGAATCTTTGGAATACTTAGGTGTGAACATGAAAGAACACGACATAAGATTCGTAGAGGATAACTGGGAGTCCCCTACTTTGGGAGCTTGGGGTGTTGGTTGGGAAGTATGGTTGGATGGGATGGAGATAACTCAGTTCACTTACTTCCAACAAATAGGTGGAATCCCTTTGAAAGAAATTCCTTTGGAGATCACCTACGGCCTCGAAAGGATTGCTATGTACTTGCAGGGCGTTGATAACGTATTTGAAGTGAAGTGGAACGAAGAAGTAAAATATGGAGACATTTTCTTGGAAAACGAACGGGAGTTTTCTGTTTTCAATTTTGAGGAAGCAAATACTGATCTTTTGTTCAAACAGTTTAACGAGTACGAAGGAGAATTTTATCGACTGATAGAAAAAAAACTTTACCTTCCCGCCTACGATTATGTGTTGAAATGTTCACACACCTTCAATCTTTTGGATGCTAGGGGAGCGATAAGTGTTTCCCAGAGGCAAACTTATGTAAAACGTATTCAAGCGATGGCTCGAAGAGTTGCCAAGGTTTTCCTGGAGGTGCAAACGAATGAGAACAGCTCTGCTTGA
- the glyS gene encoding glycine--tRNA ligase subunit beta has protein sequence MRTALLEIGLEELPASEFDNILEQIQVKTKDLLKSNRVSCDSIEAFVGSRRFGVLLFGLSERQENFTEEKKGPPLKVAYDENGKPTKALEGFLKKNNATLDDVVERDGYVYVFREIKGKVVEEVLPNVFKDLVLSLNFKKPMRWGTGEYEYVRPVHWVVAMIDDTVLELELFGLKASCVSFGKRYHSGTLEIPSAEKYYETLRKGYVIPSPIERKEIILNQLDDFEKNTGMKVERDEDLIDEIVAITEYPRIVVGQFDHKYLELPEEIIVTAVKHHQRSFIAHRGGLTNFFIAFQDGPQPSENVVKGYERVINARLEDARYYFSKDLETSLEKMNEKLKDIVFQEKLGTLYDKVERIAKISRKICERLNITNEFSEKVQRAASICKADVASKVVYEFPELQGTMGRIYALREGYEEEVAFAIEDHYSEDPKTVIGSILGIADRLDTIVGNFAVGNIPTSSKDPYGLKNKVDTVFRIVRRREWDLSLEELLSFASSLIGYHLSSELVDFFAGRFYQFLVGEVEVSFDVARAVNHLWKQPLRGILAAEALQEISERPEFQDLFVGFERVHNITKNHDSTDFNGALFEKEEERKLMNKFFEVKEKVLKALEKLNYKEALQYLIELKPYIDEYFDNVFVMVKRDDLRMTRLGFLKNIDELFMMIGDMTHLVKRT, from the coding sequence ATGAGAACAGCTCTGCTTGAGATAGGACTCGAGGAACTTCCAGCGAGTGAGTTCGATAATATCTTGGAACAGATTCAAGTAAAGACGAAAGACTTATTGAAGTCCAACAGAGTCTCTTGTGATTCAATCGAGGCGTTCGTTGGAAGTAGACGTTTCGGTGTGCTCCTTTTCGGTCTTTCGGAAAGGCAAGAGAATTTCACTGAGGAGAAAAAAGGACCACCTTTGAAGGTTGCTTACGATGAAAATGGTAAGCCCACCAAAGCTTTAGAAGGTTTCTTGAAAAAGAACAACGCTACTTTAGACGATGTCGTAGAACGTGACGGTTATGTGTACGTTTTCCGTGAGATAAAAGGAAAAGTGGTTGAGGAAGTGTTACCAAACGTTTTCAAAGATCTCGTTCTGAGCTTGAATTTCAAAAAACCTATGAGATGGGGTACAGGGGAATACGAATATGTCAGGCCTGTTCATTGGGTTGTAGCTATGATTGACGATACGGTATTGGAATTGGAATTGTTTGGACTGAAAGCTTCCTGTGTATCTTTTGGGAAAAGGTATCACTCTGGCACTTTGGAAATACCGAGTGCAGAAAAGTATTATGAAACCCTCAGAAAGGGGTACGTTATACCCTCACCTATAGAGCGAAAGGAGATAATTTTGAATCAGTTGGATGATTTCGAAAAGAACACGGGCATGAAGGTCGAACGTGATGAAGATCTTATAGATGAGATCGTTGCAATCACGGAATATCCAAGAATAGTTGTGGGACAATTTGATCATAAGTATTTGGAACTTCCAGAAGAGATCATAGTCACAGCGGTTAAACATCATCAGCGTTCTTTCATTGCTCACAGAGGCGGTCTGACCAACTTTTTTATAGCATTCCAAGATGGTCCACAGCCTTCTGAAAACGTGGTAAAAGGATACGAGCGTGTGATAAACGCACGGTTGGAAGATGCACGTTATTATTTCTCCAAAGATCTTGAGACATCTCTTGAGAAGATGAATGAAAAGCTCAAGGATATCGTTTTTCAAGAAAAACTCGGCACCCTGTACGATAAGGTAGAAAGGATAGCTAAGATTTCCCGTAAGATATGTGAAAGGCTTAACATTACAAATGAGTTCTCTGAGAAAGTACAAAGAGCTGCTTCCATATGTAAGGCCGATGTTGCTTCAAAAGTAGTATACGAGTTCCCAGAATTACAAGGTACCATGGGTAGAATCTATGCCTTGAGAGAGGGATATGAGGAAGAGGTGGCGTTTGCCATAGAAGACCATTATTCAGAAGATCCAAAAACTGTGATTGGTTCCATTTTAGGAATAGCAGATAGACTCGACACGATAGTCGGGAATTTTGCTGTTGGAAATATCCCCACAAGTTCCAAAGATCCATACGGTTTGAAGAACAAGGTGGATACTGTTTTCAGAATTGTGAGGAGAAGAGAATGGGATCTCTCACTTGAAGAATTGCTATCTTTTGCGTCTTCTTTGATTGGTTACCATTTATCTTCTGAGCTGGTGGATTTCTTTGCAGGAAGATTCTACCAATTTCTCGTTGGCGAAGTTGAAGTGTCTTTTGATGTCGCTAGGGCTGTGAATCACCTTTGGAAACAGCCACTGCGTGGCATTCTGGCAGCGGAGGCACTTCAAGAAATTTCGGAAAGACCCGAATTTCAAGACCTGTTTGTCGGTTTTGAAAGGGTTCATAATATAACGAAAAACCACGATTCCACAGATTTCAATGGTGCCCTCTTTGAAAAAGAGGAAGAAAGAAAACTGATGAACAAGTTTTTCGAAGTGAAAGAAAAAGTTTTAAAGGCCTTGGAAAAATTGAACTATAAAGAGGCTCTTCAATATTTAATAGAGTTGAAACCCTACATCGATGAGTACTTTGATAACGTGTTTGTGATGGTGAAGAGGGACGATTTGAGAATGACCAGGCTTGGCTTTTTAAAGAACATCGATGAGTTGTTCATGATGATAGGAGATATGACGCATCTAGTCAAGAGAACGTAA
- the fliI gene encoding flagellar protein export ATPase FliI, with protein MKNVLRELKRRLSEEDFSRFNGRVTRVVGLTIESQGPDAFLGEMCKISLHNGKNALAEVVGFKEGSVVLMPYEDISGLKMGCEVIRTNKVLEIGVSKHMIGRVFDGLGRPIDGKPFFPEDHYPLSNNPPHPLKRKRIKDPLPVGIRAIDGFITIGKGQRIGIFAGSGVGKSTLLGMIARNTTADVCVLALIGERGREVREFIERDLGEEGLKRSILVVSTSDQPALSRVKSLLTATSIAEYYRDLGYDVLLMVDSLTRWAMAQREVGLAIGEPPTTRGYPPSVFAGLPKILERAGNSDVGSITAVYTVLVEADDFNEPISDTVRSIVDGHIVLSRQLAESNHYPAIDVLSSVSRLMNEVVSEEHKEAANRLRSIMAAYESARDLIEIGAYKSGTNPLVDKALEMREDIEAFLKQGIFEKSSFEETVQRLLDLYLRSLD; from the coding sequence TTGAAGAACGTATTGAGAGAGTTGAAAAGAAGACTAAGTGAAGAAGATTTCAGCCGTTTCAACGGGCGAGTTACTCGTGTTGTGGGACTCACTATCGAATCGCAAGGTCCCGATGCTTTCTTAGGTGAAATGTGCAAAATATCTCTCCACAATGGGAAAAATGCCCTTGCCGAAGTTGTGGGGTTCAAGGAAGGAAGCGTCGTATTGATGCCTTACGAGGATATATCTGGGTTGAAAATGGGGTGTGAGGTTATAAGAACGAACAAGGTATTAGAGATAGGTGTCAGTAAACATATGATTGGAAGGGTGTTCGATGGTCTTGGACGACCAATCGACGGAAAACCTTTCTTTCCGGAGGATCATTATCCTCTATCAAACAATCCACCTCACCCTCTGAAAAGAAAAAGGATAAAAGATCCCCTCCCGGTGGGTATTCGCGCCATTGATGGTTTCATCACGATTGGGAAAGGGCAAAGGATAGGAATATTCGCTGGAAGCGGTGTTGGGAAAAGCACTCTCCTTGGCATGATTGCTCGAAATACGACCGCGGATGTATGTGTGCTGGCTCTCATAGGAGAACGAGGAAGGGAAGTCAGAGAGTTTATCGAAAGAGATCTTGGAGAAGAAGGATTGAAAAGATCGATTCTCGTAGTTTCAACATCTGATCAACCAGCACTTTCCAGAGTGAAATCACTACTCACTGCCACCAGTATAGCAGAGTACTACAGAGACCTAGGATACGACGTCCTTTTAATGGTCGACTCACTCACCAGATGGGCTATGGCGCAAAGAGAAGTGGGGCTCGCAATAGGAGAGCCTCCAACCACACGTGGATACCCCCCGAGTGTATTCGCCGGTCTTCCAAAGATACTGGAAAGAGCGGGAAACTCCGATGTGGGTAGCATAACCGCTGTTTATACTGTTCTTGTTGAGGCGGACGATTTCAACGAGCCTATCTCCGATACGGTACGTTCGATAGTGGACGGCCACATCGTTCTTTCTAGACAATTAGCCGAATCAAATCATTATCCTGCAATCGATGTTCTCTCGAGTGTGAGTAGATTGATGAACGAAGTAGTTTCTGAAGAACATAAAGAGGCGGCAAACCGCCTCAGATCTATTATGGCTGCTTATGAATCTGCCAGGGACCTCATAGAAATCGGTGCATACAAAAGTGGAACGAATCCTCTTGTGGACAAAGCACTGGAAATGAGGGAAGACATAGAAGCTTTCTTGAAACAAGGTATCTTCGAAAAATCCTCCTTTGAAGAAACCGTTCAGAGACTCCTCGATCTTTATTTACGTTCTCTTGACTAG
- a CDS encoding FliH/SctL family protein encodes MLFRKDDVFYIDLPKKIQKEEKQIKEKKEENFQEMEKLKEQVISQAKEEAKRIIEEAKKKADSILRSASNEAARMRNEAEKLLQKVKEQKQEFQNYILTLKKRIEDQLSQEIEKAFPEILGVLRILFRKILEKEMDEDTVKRKLKSVLSRVAGIEDVKIRLNPEDVKRLDSEELKSAKLIPDPNVEKGGVVVETEFGILDKTFSYQWKLVEDIFEEVVGFEERIERVEKKTK; translated from the coding sequence ATGCTCTTCAGAAAAGACGATGTGTTCTATATAGATCTTCCCAAAAAAATTCAAAAAGAGGAAAAGCAAATCAAGGAAAAAAAAGAAGAAAATTTCCAGGAGATGGAAAAACTCAAGGAACAGGTTATTTCTCAGGCTAAGGAAGAAGCAAAAAGAATTATAGAAGAAGCAAAGAAAAAGGCCGATAGTATCTTAAGAAGTGCATCAAATGAAGCTGCACGAATGAGGAACGAGGCAGAAAAACTCTTGCAAAAAGTGAAGGAACAAAAACAGGAATTTCAAAACTACATCCTTACTCTTAAGAAACGAATAGAAGATCAACTTAGTCAAGAAATAGAGAAAGCTTTCCCCGAAATCTTAGGGGTGCTTAGAATTCTTTTCAGAAAGATTCTTGAAAAAGAAATGGATGAAGATACGGTTAAGAGAAAACTGAAGAGTGTTCTCTCGAGAGTGGCAGGCATAGAAGACGTGAAAATCAGGTTGAATCCGGAAGATGTAAAACGCTTAGATTCTGAAGAATTGAAAAGCGCTAAATTGATACCGGATCCTAACGTTGAAAAAGGCGGGGTTGTAGTTGAGACAGAGTTTGGCATCCTTGACAAAACTTTTTCTTACCAGTGGAAACTAGTAGAAGACATATTTGAAGAGGTGGTAGGGTTTGAAGAACGTATTGAGAGAGTTGAAAAGAAGACTAAGTGA